A region from the Actinoplanes sp. OR16 genome encodes:
- a CDS encoding LuxR C-terminal-related transcriptional regulator, with the protein MGTRLVARVAEVVALDRLRADAAAGAGAVALLTGEAGIGKTAVVEEAVARARAAGATVLTGRADPDEGAPAFWPWLHLFEASPAYLPTLTPALLDTGPPDPGPRPGGGGRDGGGGGRDSGGRDGGGGGRDGGGRDGGGRDGGGRDSGGRDGGGGGRDGDGGGGGAERPAVVRFRVMQRALRALRSAAAERDGGLVLVLEDLHWADPGSLALLELVCREVAGTRLLVIATARALDRELPGAETFVLTPWDAATVGTYLAQRAGSPVHPSWPAVVHRLGGGNPLYTRELTRLLAAGDRLRHPAGGVDLPDGLLRLVGRRLATLSPPAQELLGLAAALGPDVDLTLLSTIAQPVTGFEASIGEAIDAGVLVEDPWNPARLRFVHELVREARYAGLSRTARIAAHGRIAGVLASSGARADETARHRVRAAVDAESARLAREACEAAARAATRQLDHHGAATWLTQALDLFRDDPWLRLARAEAVSRDGRLSLAAADCDAALSVAEAERRPDLGAAAALVVRGYGGPVASALLRLCERALALATRDGTPSSDSGAGDGVGGGGFGGCHGGAGVQGEIDLEGGMAARLLAQYAILLVETGGHGRAAALSGRAVELAEASGDLDAIAAAVHARREVLDLTADAEEVLGLARRSLDLAAAGSRVEAELWGRLWRLDAQLTVGDLTGYDADTAALAALADRLGWPVVRWHLMRARATRLLLAGRPVAAGEIADQALELAGTFEEQPARELHAAFHACLAPFTGRVPQWPGGLAAALAAFGSEPIAVAQIGRLAMLGGDRDIAGSACHILRDMLPGLPPDSRRGFVLVSTGELAVWLGQLDLAERVYARASPLAGRYLNTMTACHGSVDRPLGVMAAALGLPEAAPLLASAVEREERIGAVAFVCQAQLSYAVHAGDGRRSRDLAASALATARRLGLTAIAEAAAALCRDELTGREREIARLAAAGLANREIAGRLHISERTVETHVRNALAKLGVTNRVQLTARLSGGNQYQH; encoded by the coding sequence ATGGGTACGAGGCTGGTCGCCCGCGTCGCCGAGGTGGTCGCCCTGGACAGGCTGCGCGCCGACGCCGCCGCCGGGGCGGGCGCGGTCGCGCTGCTGACCGGCGAGGCGGGCATCGGCAAGACCGCGGTGGTCGAGGAAGCGGTGGCGCGAGCCCGGGCAGCCGGCGCCACGGTCCTGACCGGCCGTGCCGACCCGGACGAGGGCGCTCCCGCCTTCTGGCCCTGGCTCCACCTGTTCGAAGCGTCCCCCGCCTACCTGCCCACCCTGACCCCGGCCCTGCTCGACACCGGCCCGCCCGATCCGGGTCCCCGCCCAGGCGGCGGCGGCCGTGACGGTGGTGGTGGCGGCCGTGATAGCGGCGGCCGTGACGGTGGTGGTGGCGGCCGTGATGGCGGCGGCCGTGATGGCGGCGGCCGTGACGGTGGCGGCCGTGATAGCGGCGGCCGTGACGGTGGTGGTGGCGGCCGTGATGGCGACGGTGGCGGTGGTGGGGCGGAGCGGCCGGCGGTGGTGCGGTTCCGGGTGATGCAGCGGGCGCTCCGGGCTCTGCGAAGTGCCGCCGCCGAGCGGGACGGTGGGCTGGTGCTCGTGCTGGAAGATCTGCACTGGGCGGATCCCGGTTCGCTGGCGTTGCTCGAGCTCGTCTGCCGGGAGGTCGCCGGCACCAGGCTGCTGGTGATCGCCACCGCCCGGGCGCTCGATCGGGAACTCCCCGGCGCCGAGACGTTCGTCCTGACGCCGTGGGATGCGGCTACGGTCGGGACCTATCTGGCGCAGCGGGCCGGCTCGCCGGTGCATCCGTCCTGGCCCGCTGTGGTGCATCGGCTCGGTGGTGGCAATCCGCTCTACACCCGCGAGCTGACCCGGCTGCTGGCCGCCGGTGATCGGCTGCGGCATCCGGCCGGCGGCGTCGATCTGCCCGACGGGCTGCTCCGCCTGGTCGGCCGCCGCCTCGCGACGCTCTCCCCGCCGGCTCAGGAGCTGCTGGGTCTCGCGGCGGCCCTGGGTCCGGACGTCGACCTCACCCTGTTGTCCACGATCGCGCAACCGGTCACCGGCTTCGAGGCGAGCATCGGGGAGGCCATCGACGCGGGCGTGCTGGTGGAGGATCCGTGGAATCCGGCTCGGCTGCGGTTCGTGCACGAGCTGGTGCGCGAGGCCCGCTATGCCGGGCTGTCGCGGACCGCCCGGATCGCGGCGCACGGGCGGATCGCCGGCGTGCTGGCGTCGTCCGGGGCTCGGGCTGACGAGACGGCACGGCACCGGGTGCGGGCCGCGGTGGACGCGGAGTCGGCGCGGCTGGCACGGGAGGCCTGCGAGGCGGCGGCCCGTGCCGCTACCCGGCAGCTGGACCATCACGGGGCCGCCACCTGGCTGACTCAGGCGCTCGACCTCTTCCGGGACGATCCGTGGCTGCGTCTCGCCCGGGCCGAGGCCGTCTCCCGGGACGGGCGGCTCTCCCTGGCGGCCGCCGACTGCGACGCGGCCTTGTCGGTGGCCGAGGCCGAGCGGCGGCCCGATCTGGGTGCCGCTGCCGCACTGGTCGTACGCGGATACGGCGGTCCCGTCGCATCAGCCCTGCTCCGCCTCTGCGAACGGGCGCTGGCGCTCGCCACTCGCGACGGCACGCCGAGCTCCGACTCCGGTGCCGGGGACGGTGTCGGCGGAGGTGGGTTCGGTGGCTGCCACGGTGGTGCCGGCGTACAAGGAGAAATTGATCTTGAAGGGGGAATGGCGGCACGGCTGCTCGCGCAGTACGCGATCCTGCTGGTGGAAACGGGCGGGCACGGGCGTGCCGCGGCGCTGAGCGGGCGGGCTGTGGAGCTTGCGGAGGCCAGTGGTGACCTCGACGCGATCGCGGCGGCGGTGCATGCGCGGCGGGAGGTGCTGGATCTGACCGCGGACGCCGAGGAGGTGCTCGGCCTGGCTCGCCGCAGCCTCGATCTCGCCGCGGCGGGGAGCCGTGTCGAAGCCGAGCTCTGGGGCCGGCTGTGGCGCCTCGACGCGCAACTCACCGTGGGGGATCTCACCGGGTACGACGCCGACACCGCCGCGCTGGCCGCCCTCGCCGATCGGCTCGGGTGGCCGGTCGTCCGCTGGCATCTGATGCGCGCCCGTGCGACCCGGCTCCTGCTGGCCGGCCGCCCGGTGGCCGCCGGGGAGATCGCCGACCAGGCGCTGGAGCTCGCCGGGACGTTCGAGGAGCAGCCCGCGCGGGAGCTGCACGCCGCCTTCCACGCCTGCCTCGCGCCCTTCACCGGGAGGGTGCCGCAGTGGCCGGGCGGGCTGGCGGCGGCACTCGCGGCGTTCGGATCCGAGCCGATCGCGGTGGCGCAGATCGGCCGGCTCGCCATGCTCGGCGGCGACCGGGACATCGCCGGTTCCGCGTGCCACATCCTGCGGGACATGCTGCCCGGGCTGCCACCGGACAGCAGACGCGGATTCGTGCTGGTCAGCACCGGGGAGCTGGCGGTCTGGCTGGGGCAGCTGGACCTCGCCGAGAGGGTGTACGCGCGGGCGTCGCCGCTGGCCGGCCGCTATCTCAACACGATGACCGCGTGCCACGGCTCGGTCGACCGCCCGCTCGGCGTGATGGCGGCAGCGCTCGGGCTGCCGGAGGCCGCGCCGCTCCTGGCCTCGGCCGTCGAGCGGGAGGAGCGGATCGGCGCGGTGGCGTTCGTGTGCCAGGCGCAGCTGAGCTACGCGGTCCATGCCGGTGACGGCCGCCGTTCCCGTGATCTCGCCGCCTCGGCCCTCGCCACCGCCCGCCGGCTCGGGCTGACCGCGATCGCCGAGGCCGCCGCCGCGCTGTGCCGCGACGAGCTGACCGGCCGGGAACGTGAGATCGCCCGGCTCGCCGCGGCCGGCCTGGCCAACCGGGAGATCGCCGGGCGGTTGCACATCTCGGAGCGGACCGTGGAGACGCACGTACGCAACGCGCTCGCCAAACTCGGTGTCACCAACCGGGTGCAGCTGACCGCACGATTGAGTGGCGGAAATCAGTACCAGCACTGA
- a CDS encoding AAA family ATPase yields MIARKGATLSSSDAEIDFEQAYLTALYGRLDQLREQADSRLRAILLEAGGTPQGRAQREATRSHYAEQLAQFNSVENGLCFGRLDFHADNPRYIGRLGLFAEDRDQDPLLVDWRAPAARPFYLATAVSPDGVTRRRHLRTRGRVLTGVDDEVLDIEAGDGTGREDVTGEAALLSALTANRTGRMRDIVETIQAEQDEVIRSGLPGVLVVQGGPGTGKTAVALHRAAYLLYTYREQLTRSGVLILGPNTTFLRYISQVLPSLAETGVLLATLGDMFPGVRARAVEKPAAAALKGTLHMLDVLENAVADRQTVPDEFVEVDHDGYPIRIERAVLEEARAVARRSGRPHNVARQLFVTEAIHALSLQIAERIGADPLGGDNLLSDADLAETRRELREDIDVQQALFDFWPVLTPRQVLRDLLSDDDRLESAGCTPEERALLLRDRDAGWTPADVPLLDELAELLGIDDTLKVREQQRQRKAAIEYAEGVLEIVEGSRSLDFEDEGTDRDEVLSALDVVDASAFVERHEVIDTRTAAERAAADRTWVFGHVIVDEAQELSPMAWRLLMRRCPSRSMTVVGDVAQTSELAGTTGWEQVFEPYVAQRWRLVELSVNYRTPAEVMAVAADVLAAVDPALRPPRSVRSAGVTPWARRVPQLTLAEELIADVRKEAALIEEGRLGVLVPESLESSLGEALVAAIPGAAVGEQPDLLNHVVLMTVRQAKGLEFDSVLVIEPGAIIAESPRGLSDLYVAVTRATRRLGILYTGDLPGVLSSLA; encoded by the coding sequence ATGATAGCACGAAAAGGGGCGACTTTGTCAAGCTCGGACGCCGAGATCGATTTTGAACAGGCGTACTTGACCGCGCTCTACGGGCGACTGGATCAACTGCGTGAGCAGGCAGACAGCCGGCTGCGCGCGATCCTGCTGGAGGCCGGTGGCACTCCGCAGGGACGGGCGCAGCGGGAAGCGACCCGCAGCCATTACGCCGAGCAACTCGCACAGTTCAATTCGGTGGAGAACGGCCTTTGTTTCGGCCGGCTCGACTTTCATGCGGACAACCCGCGTTATATCGGCCGTCTCGGCCTTTTCGCGGAGGACCGTGATCAGGATCCGCTGCTCGTCGACTGGCGGGCGCCCGCGGCCCGGCCGTTCTACCTCGCGACGGCGGTCAGCCCGGACGGCGTGACCCGCCGCCGTCACCTGCGGACCCGGGGCCGGGTGCTGACCGGTGTCGACGATGAGGTGCTCGACATCGAGGCCGGCGACGGCACCGGCCGGGAGGACGTGACCGGCGAGGCCGCGCTGCTCTCCGCGCTCACCGCGAACCGCACCGGCCGGATGCGCGACATCGTCGAGACCATCCAGGCCGAGCAGGACGAGGTGATCCGTTCCGGTCTGCCCGGCGTGCTCGTGGTGCAGGGCGGCCCCGGCACCGGCAAGACCGCGGTGGCGCTGCACCGGGCGGCCTACCTGCTCTACACCTACCGGGAGCAGCTGACCCGGTCCGGCGTGCTGATCCTCGGGCCGAACACGACGTTCCTGCGCTACATCTCGCAGGTGCTGCCGTCGCTGGCCGAGACCGGTGTGCTGCTCGCCACGCTCGGCGACATGTTCCCCGGTGTGCGGGCCCGGGCGGTGGAGAAGCCGGCCGCCGCCGCGCTCAAGGGCACGCTGCACATGCTCGACGTCCTGGAGAACGCGGTGGCCGACCGGCAGACCGTGCCGGACGAGTTCGTCGAGGTCGACCACGACGGCTACCCGATCCGCATCGAGCGGGCCGTCCTCGAGGAGGCCCGGGCCGTGGCCCGCCGCTCCGGCCGCCCGCACAACGTGGCCCGGCAGCTCTTCGTGACCGAGGCGATCCACGCGCTGTCGCTGCAGATCGCCGAGCGGATCGGCGCCGACCCGCTCGGCGGCGACAATCTGCTCTCCGACGCCGATCTCGCCGAGACCCGCCGTGAGCTGCGCGAGGACATCGACGTGCAGCAGGCGCTCTTCGACTTCTGGCCGGTGCTGACCCCGCGCCAGGTGCTGCGCGACCTGCTTTCCGACGACGATCGGCTGGAGTCGGCCGGCTGCACCCCCGAGGAGCGGGCGCTGCTGTTGCGCGACCGGGACGCCGGCTGGACGCCCGCCGACGTGCCGCTGCTGGACGAGCTCGCCGAGCTGCTCGGCATCGACGACACGCTGAAGGTCCGCGAGCAGCAGCGTCAGCGCAAGGCGGCGATCGAGTACGCCGAGGGTGTTCTGGAGATCGTCGAGGGTTCCCGGTCGCTCGACTTCGAGGACGAGGGCACCGACCGTGACGAGGTGCTGTCCGCGCTCGATGTGGTCGACGCGAGCGCGTTCGTCGAGCGGCACGAGGTGATCGACACGCGGACCGCCGCCGAGCGTGCGGCCGCCGACCGGACATGGGTCTTCGGTCACGTGATCGTCGACGAGGCGCAGGAGCTGTCGCCGATGGCCTGGCGTCTGCTGATGCGCCGCTGCCCGAGCCGGTCGATGACGGTGGTCGGCGACGTGGCGCAGACCTCCGAGCTGGCCGGCACCACCGGCTGGGAGCAGGTCTTCGAGCCCTATGTCGCGCAGCGCTGGCGGCTGGTCGAGCTCTCCGTCAACTACCGGACGCCGGCCGAGGTGATGGCGGTGGCTGCCGACGTGCTCGCGGCCGTCGACCCGGCCCTGCGGCCGCCCCGGTCGGTGCGGTCGGCCGGCGTGACGCCGTGGGCGCGCCGGGTGCCGCAGCTCACCCTCGCCGAGGAGCTGATCGCCGACGTACGGAAGGAAGCCGCCCTCATCGAGGAGGGCCGTCTCGGTGTCCTGGTGCCCGAGTCGCTCGAGTCGTCGCTCGGCGAGGCACTGGTCGCGGCGATCCCGGGCGCGGCCGTGGGGGAGCAGCCCGATCTGCTCAACCACGTGGTGCTGATGACGGTCCGGCAGGCGAAGGGCCTGGAGTTCGACTCGGTGCTGGTGATCGAGCCGGGCGCCATCATCGCGGAGTCCCCGCGGGGCCTCTCCGATCTCTACGTGGCGGTGACCCGGGCCACCCGGCGGCTCGGCATCCTCTACACGGGCGACCTGCCGGGCGTGCTCTCCAGCCTGGCATGA
- a CDS encoding sigma-70 family RNA polymerase sigma factor gives MTGEAPATERRGEDIVRKNMPLVGHLVREMLTRVPSHVNRDDLLSAGYAALVAAARGFDPERGVPFPRFAATRIRGALVDELRGLDWASRSVRQRARRTDSAKEELMAELGRTPTVQEVAERLGCTVEDIEAAQDDVARATVFSLQGFATATADDIVTEPGAGPEDLLLRRERLGYLRDAVEVLPERLRVVVRGYFFEERPMAQIAAELGVSESRVSQLRAEALVLLRDGLNTHLEPGLAAQNPLKEGCVARRRAAYYDKIATRGTLRTRLEMTSPEGLPVGSAA, from the coding sequence ATGACCGGTGAGGCACCCGCTACGGAGAGGCGTGGCGAAGACATCGTGCGGAAGAACATGCCCCTCGTCGGGCATCTGGTCCGGGAGATGCTGACCCGGGTCCCTTCGCACGTGAACCGCGACGACCTGCTCTCCGCCGGATACGCGGCCCTGGTGGCGGCGGCCCGTGGCTTCGACCCCGAGCGAGGCGTGCCGTTCCCCCGGTTCGCGGCGACCCGGATCCGTGGCGCCCTGGTGGACGAGCTGCGCGGTCTCGACTGGGCCAGCCGCTCGGTGCGGCAGCGGGCCCGGCGTACCGACTCGGCGAAGGAGGAGCTGATGGCCGAGCTGGGCCGGACGCCCACCGTGCAGGAGGTGGCGGAGCGGCTCGGCTGCACGGTCGAGGACATCGAGGCCGCCCAGGACGACGTGGCCCGGGCGACCGTCTTCAGCCTGCAGGGCTTCGCCACGGCGACGGCCGACGACATCGTCACCGAGCCGGGCGCCGGCCCGGAGGATCTGCTGCTGCGCCGGGAGCGGCTCGGCTACCTGCGCGACGCCGTGGAGGTGCTGCCGGAGCGGCTGCGCGTGGTGGTGCGCGGCTACTTCTTCGAGGAGCGGCCGATGGCGCAGATCGCCGCCGAGCTGGGCGTCAGCGAGTCGCGCGTGTCACAGCTGCGGGCGGAGGCGCTGGTGCTGCTGCGCGACGGGCTGAACACGCACCTGGAGCCGGGGCTGGCGGCGCAGAACCCGCTGAAGGAGGGCTGTGTGGCCCGGCGCCGGGCGGCCTACTACGACAAGATCGCCACACGCGGCACGCTGCGGACCCGGCTGGAGATGACGAGTCCGGAGGGCCTGCCGGTCGGCAGTGCCGCATAG
- a CDS encoding YceI family protein, with product MDTSVEISAGTYRIDPRRSVCRLVATHAFGLKPVTATMALTGGTVTVAALPEQSIASAELDAASFTSDDPRRDRDIRGRRFLDVAAHPEIGFRSTRCRRGPGGWQLAGVLAVRGGSCEVVLDLSPAEVADDGYRMVAAGVVDRMAAGVRAGRGIIARNVEVRLEIHAVPVRSMAERGSEIWAG from the coding sequence ATGGACACTTCTGTTGAGATCAGCGCCGGAACCTATCGCATCGACCCGCGGCGGTCCGTCTGCCGCCTGGTCGCCACGCACGCGTTCGGGCTGAAGCCGGTGACCGCGACGATGGCCCTGACCGGCGGGACCGTGACCGTCGCCGCACTCCCGGAACAGTCGATCGCCTCGGCCGAGCTGGACGCGGCCAGCTTCACCTCCGACGATCCGCGGCGGGACCGGGACATCCGCGGCCGGCGGTTCCTCGACGTGGCCGCGCATCCGGAGATCGGTTTCCGGAGCACCCGCTGCCGGCGCGGTCCCGGCGGATGGCAGCTGGCCGGGGTGCTCGCGGTACGCGGCGGCTCCTGCGAGGTGGTGCTCGACCTGTCGCCGGCCGAGGTGGCCGACGACGGCTACCGGATGGTCGCCGCCGGTGTCGTCGACCGGATGGCGGCGGGGGTGCGGGCTGGGCGCGGGATCATCGCGCGGAACGTCGAGGTGCGGCTGGAGATCCACGCGGTGCCGGTGCGGTCGATGGCGGAGCGGGGCTCCGAGATCTGGGCCGGGTGA